From Vogesella sp. XCS3, the proteins below share one genomic window:
- a CDS encoding DUF1456 family protein: protein MLNNDILRSVRFILNISDKRMLAILQHVEPYADDDFAALLKKDEEDGFAGCSDELLSSFLDGLIIERRGRRDDAPLPPPALRLNNNDILKKLRVAFELKQEDIEALIARTGFSVSSAEVGALFRKPGHKNYRVCGDQFLRYLLKGLAMKHRPDMAHKTGA from the coding sequence ATGCTTAACAACGACATCCTGCGCAGCGTGCGCTTTATCCTGAACATCAGCGACAAGCGCATGCTGGCCATCCTGCAGCACGTGGAGCCATACGCCGACGACGACTTTGCTGCCCTGCTGAAAAAAGACGAAGAAGACGGCTTTGCCGGCTGCAGCGACGAGCTGCTGTCGTCCTTTCTGGATGGCCTGATCATCGAACGCCGCGGCCGCCGCGACGACGCGCCGCTGCCGCCACCGGCGCTGCGCCTGAACAATAACGACATCCTGAAAAAGCTGCGCGTGGCGTTCGAGCTGAAGCAGGAAGACATCGAAGCGCTGATCGCGCGCACCGGTTTCAGCGTCTCCAGCGCCGAAGTCGGCGCGCTGTTCCGCAAGCCCGGCCACAAAAACTACCGTGTCTGCGGCGACCAGTTCCTGCGCTACCTGCTCAAGGGCCTGGCCATGAAGCACCGCCCGGATATGGCACACAAGACGGGGGCATGA
- a CDS encoding helix-turn-helix transcriptional regulator yields the protein MSTLPLYIFRSLQRQRLARVPVLSTLLVAVEHGEKQLLTRHGSWHCPPGSWLVIPGGQEVDIINQPGRHGYRAWTLVQPQHWLQRLLAQYGSQLPAPPWQDSPPVFQPHPDAAAALQQLQTLLPQAEAGTLGEARAEHAWQGLMLALAAARQGADLFRQPRQDVRAQIQSLLAFDPARDWQATDIARHLAMSPATLRRRLAAEHTSFSTLLGEVRMERALGLVNSGSQPLSDVAAACGYLSPSRFTAAFRQRFGVTPSQLRQQRDVAA from the coding sequence ATGTCCACCTTGCCGCTGTATATCTTTCGTAGCCTGCAACGCCAGCGCCTGGCGCGCGTGCCGGTGCTGTCCACCTTGCTGGTGGCGGTGGAGCACGGCGAAAAACAGCTGCTCACCCGCCACGGCAGCTGGCATTGCCCGCCCGGCAGCTGGCTGGTGATTCCCGGCGGCCAGGAGGTGGACATCATCAACCAGCCCGGCCGCCACGGTTACCGCGCCTGGACGCTGGTGCAGCCGCAGCACTGGCTGCAACGCCTGCTGGCGCAGTACGGCAGCCAGCTGCCCGCGCCGCCGTGGCAGGACTCGCCCCCGGTATTCCAGCCCCACCCCGACGCCGCCGCAGCACTGCAACAATTACAAACCCTGCTGCCGCAGGCCGAAGCCGGTACGCTGGGCGAGGCACGCGCCGAGCACGCCTGGCAGGGGCTGATGCTGGCGCTGGCCGCCGCAAGGCAGGGCGCCGACCTGTTCCGCCAGCCGCGCCAGGACGTGCGGGCACAAATCCAGAGCCTGCTGGCTTTCGACCCGGCGCGTGACTGGCAAGCCACCGATATCGCCCGCCACCTGGCCATGAGCCCGGCCACGCTGCGGCGCAGGTTGGCCGCAGAGCACACCTCGTTCTCCACCCTGCTGGGCGAAGTGCGCATGGAGCGGGCGCTGGGCCTGGTCAACAGCGGCAGCCAGCCGCTAAGCGATGTAGCCGCCGCCTGCGGCTACCTGTCGCCGTCGCGCTTTACTGCCGCCTTCCGCCAGCGCTTTGGCGTGACACCCAGCCAGCTGCGCCAGCAGCGCGATGTGGCGGCCTGA
- a CDS encoding YbhB/YbcL family Raf kinase inhibitor-like protein: MKTLLLATLLACASLPAMAFELSSPQLQDGQAMSKAQEFNGFGCDGGNVSPALAWKNAPAGTQSYAVTVYDPDAPTGSGWWHWLVFNLPAATQGLPTAAGNDAKLLPAGAMQSRTDFGQPGFGGACPPPGHGQHRYVFTVHALKVPRLDLPADASPALVGYMLWANGLGKASLTATYQR, encoded by the coding sequence ATGAAAACCCTGTTACTCGCCACCCTGCTGGCCTGCGCCAGCCTGCCCGCCATGGCTTTTGAACTGAGCAGCCCGCAGCTGCAAGACGGCCAAGCCATGAGCAAAGCGCAGGAGTTCAATGGTTTTGGCTGCGACGGCGGCAATGTATCGCCCGCACTGGCATGGAAAAATGCCCCCGCCGGCACGCAAAGCTACGCCGTTACCGTGTACGACCCGGATGCCCCCACCGGTAGCGGCTGGTGGCACTGGCTGGTTTTCAACCTGCCAGCCGCCACCCAAGGCCTGCCGACCGCTGCCGGTAATGACGCCAAGCTGCTACCTGCCGGTGCCATGCAAAGCCGCACCGACTTTGGCCAGCCCGGTTTCGGCGGTGCCTGCCCACCACCAGGCCACGGCCAACACCGCTATGTATTTACCGTGCACGCATTGAAAGTCCCGCGTCTGGATTTGCCTGCTGACGCCAGCCCGGCACTGGTGGGCTATATGCTGTGGGCCAATGGCCTGGGCAAGGCCAGCCTGACTGCCACCTACCAGCGCTAG
- a CDS encoding aminotransferase class I/II-fold pyridoxal phosphate-dependent enzyme, whose product MTRPTLHPDTLAVRAGEDPFRPHDALAVPVEFAIAHGYPDVASWEQVARGDAPGPLYSRNTAQPATLALEARLAALEGAEAAVAFSSGMAAISSTLMALLRPGARVVAGKDTYGGSHYLFQHTLPHWGVQVTLCDTTDADAFAAAMAQGCDLLYLESPTNPMLKVQDIRRLAAAGHAAGALVVIDNTFATPVNQQPLALGADLVLHSATKFLGGHADAMGGIACGSRELTDKLRHYREIHGACLDPMSAFLILRGIKTLALRMRQHNANALALAQWLQAHPAVARVNYPGLPDLPQHALAASQMQGFGGVLSFELAGGFAAVQAMLPRCQLLIRAATLGSVDTLLGIPSTTSHVECSQAERVALGIPGGLVRCSVGIEDVRDLIADLALALA is encoded by the coding sequence ATGACCCGCCCCACCCTGCACCCCGATACGCTGGCCGTCCGCGCTGGCGAAGACCCGTTCCGCCCGCACGACGCCCTGGCCGTACCCGTGGAGTTTGCCATCGCCCACGGCTACCCCGACGTGGCCAGCTGGGAGCAAGTGGCCCGCGGCGACGCACCCGGCCCGCTGTACAGCCGCAACACCGCGCAACCGGCCACGCTGGCGCTGGAAGCCAGGTTGGCCGCACTGGAAGGCGCGGAAGCCGCCGTCGCTTTTAGCAGCGGGATGGCGGCCATCAGCAGCACACTGATGGCGCTGTTGCGCCCCGGCGCCCGCGTGGTAGCCGGCAAGGACACCTACGGCGGCAGCCATTACCTGTTCCAGCACACGCTGCCGCACTGGGGCGTACAGGTAACGCTGTGCGATACCACCGACGCCGACGCTTTTGCCGCCGCCATGGCGCAGGGCTGCGACCTGTTGTATCTGGAATCGCCCACCAACCCGATGCTGAAGGTGCAGGACATCCGCCGTCTGGCAGCCGCCGGCCACGCGGCGGGAGCGCTGGTAGTGATCGACAATACCTTTGCCACACCGGTGAACCAGCAACCGCTGGCACTGGGCGCCGACCTGGTGCTGCACAGCGCCACCAAGTTTCTGGGCGGCCACGCCGACGCCATGGGCGGCATCGCCTGCGGCAGCCGGGAGCTTACCGACAAGCTGCGCCACTATCGCGAGATCCACGGTGCCTGCCTGGACCCGATGAGCGCGTTTTTGATATTGCGCGGCATCAAGACGCTGGCGCTGCGCATGCGCCAGCACAACGCCAACGCGCTGGCACTGGCGCAATGGCTGCAAGCCCACCCCGCCGTGGCACGGGTCAATTACCCCGGCCTGCCGGATCTCCCGCAGCACGCGCTGGCGGCCAGCCAGATGCAGGGCTTTGGCGGCGTGCTGAGCTTCGAGCTGGCCGGCGGTTTTGCCGCGGTGCAGGCCATGCTGCCGCGCTGCCAGCTGCTGATACGCGCCGCTACGCTGGGCTCGGTGGATACGCTGCTTGGCATCCCCAGCACCACCAGCCACGTAGAATGCAGCCAGGCAGAGCGCGTGGCACTGGGCATTCCGGGCGGGCTGGTGCGCTGTTCGGTGGGCATAGAAGACGTGCGCGACCTGATAGCCGACCTGGCGCTGGCGCTGGCGTGA
- a CDS encoding GIY-YIG nuclease family protein, with product MSEAALAANPGRPWFLYVLHCRGGSLYTGITTDVNKRYAAHAAGKGARYTRSFPPLGIALVLQFASKGEALAAEHAVKAMGAAQKRAWLAATAPDGAVTVPTVGPLPG from the coding sequence GTGAGCGAGGCGGCACTTGCGGCCAACCCTGGCCGCCCCTGGTTCTTGTACGTACTGCACTGCCGTGGCGGCAGCCTGTACACCGGCATTACCACCGATGTAAACAAACGCTACGCCGCGCACGCCGCCGGCAAAGGCGCACGCTACACGCGCAGCTTTCCGCCACTCGGTATTGCCCTGGTGCTGCAATTTGCCAGCAAGGGGGAAGCGTTGGCCGCAGAACACGCGGTAAAGGCGATGGGGGCGGCGCAGAAGCGCGCCTGGCTGGCGGCAACGGCGCCTGACGGTGCGGTTACCGTGCCGACGGTGGGGCCGTTGCCGGGGTAA
- a CDS encoding SAM-dependent methyltransferase, translating into MSLIPEIKPQQSIELLKELHILTRDGKINQDTRRKLKQVYHLYQFIEPLMADVLAQKDSLSLADHGAGKSYLGFILYDLFLKDKADATVYGVETRQDLVDKSVELANRLGFAGMQFLNLTVEQSITSDALPAQVDIITALHACNTATDDAIRFALAKDARYIVLVPCCQAEVASVLRQKKNETFGKTPLSELWRHPIHTREFGSQLTNVLRCLQLEARGYQVTVTELVGWEHSMKNELIIAKKVGGGKKSARERQESILRELNLEELRERFAY; encoded by the coding sequence ATGAGCCTGATCCCCGAAATCAAACCGCAGCAGTCGATCGAACTGCTGAAAGAGCTGCACATCCTTACCCGCGACGGCAAGATCAACCAGGATACCCGCCGCAAACTGAAGCAGGTGTACCACCTGTATCAGTTCATCGAGCCGCTGATGGCCGACGTGCTGGCGCAAAAGGACAGCCTGAGCCTGGCCGACCATGGCGCCGGCAAGTCCTATCTGGGTTTCATCCTGTACGACCTGTTTCTGAAAGACAAAGCCGACGCCACCGTGTACGGCGTGGAAACGCGGCAGGATCTGGTGGACAAGTCGGTGGAGCTGGCTAACCGGCTGGGCTTTGCCGGCATGCAGTTCCTGAACTTGACCGTCGAGCAGTCCATTACCTCGGACGCGCTGCCGGCCCAGGTCGACATCATTACCGCGCTGCACGCCTGCAATACCGCCACCGACGACGCCATCCGCTTTGCGCTGGCCAAGGACGCCCGCTACATCGTGCTGGTGCCGTGCTGCCAGGCCGAGGTGGCGTCCGTATTGCGCCAGAAAAAGAACGAGACTTTTGGCAAGACGCCGCTGTCCGAGCTGTGGCGCCACCCCATCCATACCCGCGAGTTCGGTAGCCAGCTCACCAATGTGCTGCGTTGCCTGCAGCTGGAGGCGCGCGGCTACCAGGTCACGGTCACCGAGCTGGTGGGCTGGGAACACTCGATGAAAAACGAGCTGATCATTGCCAAGAAAGTGGGCGGCGGCAAGAAGAGCGCCCGCGAGCGCCAGGAATCCATCCTGCGCGAGCTGAATCTGGAAGAGCTGCGCGAACGCTTCGCCTACTAA
- a CDS encoding GGDEF domain-containing protein, giving the protein MPEFPAKKPYLHQHRRRFMLMLAVLLLLEVAFHLLWLPALPTIWLFSIGGIAELTVLLIIVVMLWGVQRNELSGTAYNWLTSGLSLWLVSAVADVMDEVVQQPRWLSAFGEDLMRVFGMALVACGVFSLMRHARRVHQQLNSLANTDELTGLCNRRHFNLLGADMQPAGIGLLLLDLDHFKSVNDTYGHSVGDAALRELGRILALQCPPEGVAARLGGEEFAVLLPDMPDGRLQDIAEQIRLAVAAMRVNGSLQLTTSVGVGRLRLGETLEQLQQRTDRALYRAKEMGRNRTEWAD; this is encoded by the coding sequence ATGCCCGAATTTCCCGCCAAAAAGCCCTATCTGCACCAACATCGTCGCCGTTTCATGCTGATGCTGGCCGTATTGCTGTTATTGGAGGTTGCTTTTCATCTGCTGTGGCTACCTGCATTACCGACCATCTGGCTGTTCAGCATCGGGGGGATTGCCGAGCTTACCGTGCTATTGATCATCGTCGTCATGCTGTGGGGGGTGCAGCGTAACGAGTTGTCGGGTACGGCTTATAACTGGCTGACCAGCGGGCTGAGCTTGTGGCTGGTGAGTGCGGTAGCCGATGTGATGGACGAGGTTGTGCAGCAGCCGCGCTGGCTATCGGCGTTTGGCGAAGACCTGATGCGGGTCTTCGGCATGGCACTGGTGGCCTGTGGCGTGTTCAGCCTGATGCGCCATGCCCGCCGCGTGCATCAGCAATTGAATAGCCTGGCCAATACCGACGAGCTGACCGGCCTGTGTAATCGCCGCCATTTCAACCTGCTGGGCGCCGATATGCAGCCTGCCGGCATCGGCCTGCTGCTGCTCGATCTGGATCATTTCAAGTCGGTGAACGACACTTACGGCCATAGCGTGGGTGATGCGGCATTGCGCGAGCTGGGGCGTATTCTGGCGCTACAGTGCCCACCCGAGGGGGTGGCCGCAAGGCTGGGCGGCGAGGAGTTTGCCGTACTGTTGCCCGACATGCCGGATGGCCGTTTGCAGGATATCGCCGAGCAGATCCGCCTGGCGGTAGCCGCGATGCGTGTGAACGGCAGCCTGCAGCTGACCACCAGCGTTGGCGTGGGGCGGCTGCGGCTGGGTGAAACGCTGGAGCAGCTGCAGCAGCGTACCGACCGCGCACTGTACCGCGCCAAGGAGATGGGGCGTAATCGTACCGAGTGGGCAGATTGA
- a CDS encoding MBL fold metallo-hydrolase: MSLQLKVIPVTPFQQNCSVIWCDETGQAAVVDAGGDIGRIRAFLDAQGLTVEKLLLTHGHIDHAGGARELADALGVAIEGPHPAESFWLDQLPSQGTMFGFPRAEPLTPERWLHEGDTVSVGNQVLDVLHCPGHTPGHVVFVSHSANVCIVGDVLFQGSIGRTDFPMGDHEQLIDAIRSKLFALPDDMTVVPGHGPFTTIGDERRSNPFVADRRYG, encoded by the coding sequence ATGTCTTTACAGCTAAAGGTCATTCCCGTTACCCCCTTCCAGCAAAACTGCTCAGTCATCTGGTGCGATGAAACCGGCCAGGCCGCCGTGGTGGATGCCGGTGGCGATATCGGCCGTATTCGCGCCTTTCTCGATGCACAGGGATTGACCGTAGAAAAGCTCCTGCTCACCCACGGCCATATCGACCACGCCGGCGGGGCACGCGAGCTGGCCGACGCGCTAGGCGTGGCCATCGAAGGCCCGCACCCGGCCGAAAGCTTCTGGCTGGACCAGCTGCCCAGCCAGGGCACCATGTTCGGCTTTCCGCGGGCCGAGCCGCTCACGCCGGAACGCTGGCTGCACGAGGGCGATACCGTCAGCGTGGGCAATCAGGTGCTGGACGTGCTGCACTGCCCCGGCCACACGCCAGGCCACGTGGTGTTTGTCAGCCATTCGGCCAACGTCTGTATCGTCGGCGACGTGCTGTTCCAGGGCAGTATCGGCCGTACCGACTTCCCCATGGGCGATCACGAGCAGCTGATCGACGCCATCCGCAGCAAGCTGTTCGCGCTGCCGGACGACATGACAGTGGTGCCTGGCCATGGCCCGTTTACCACCATAGGGGACGAGCGCCGCAGCAACCCCTTCGTGGCCGACCGCCGCTACGGCTGA
- a CDS encoding MGMT family protein, whose amino-acid sequence MDAGFERAVLAQLLAIPPGRVSSYGVLAALAGYPRHARHVGKLLASAPEGAGWPWFRVVSSSGRIARPGTPQADYQRLLLEEDGIEVGRNGRIDLRRYGWPADFMR is encoded by the coding sequence ATGGACGCCGGCTTCGAACGCGCCGTGCTGGCGCAGCTGCTGGCCATTCCACCAGGGCGCGTCAGCAGCTACGGTGTGCTGGCTGCGCTGGCGGGCTACCCGCGCCACGCCCGCCACGTGGGCAAGCTGCTGGCCAGCGCACCCGAAGGCGCGGGCTGGCCATGGTTCCGCGTGGTTAGCAGCAGCGGGCGTATTGCCCGCCCGGGCACCCCGCAGGCCGACTACCAGCGCCTGCTGCTGGAAGAAGACGGTATCGAGGTTGGCCGCAACGGCCGCATCGACTTGCGCCGCTACGGCTGGCCAGCCGACTTCATGCGTTAA